From a single Micromonas commoda chromosome 5, complete sequence genomic region:
- a CDS encoding predicted protein has translation MSTRGPATVVTTATRVPPHRRAAKGSRSAVVASATRRGDGDDGRVDRAADVVVVVGRRTALGMGASALMSASPLAARAEDADPWEGSYVKPALTVPQYLDKIATSRGPAFEELRELTDQLKFSQLNNALVIAPFDDVRQSAYFLPWALVKLDEDAGVAAQRRWLDFRERLIQLDETSIDAGRREADETDVGRCVDRLEAALDELIAAVPTSSR, from the exons ATGTCGACACGCGGTCCGGCGACCgtggtgacgacggcgacgcgcgttccaccgcatcggcgcgccgcgaagggatcgaggagcgccgtcgtcgcgtcggcgacgcgacgcggcgacggcgacgatggacgcgtcgaccgcgcggcagacgtcgtcgtcgtcgtcggcaggCGGACCGCGTTGGGgatgggcgcgtcggcgctgatgtcggcgtcgcctctcgccgcgcgcgcggaggatgcggatCCCTGGGAGGGCTCGTACGTCAAGCCCGCGCTGACCGTCCCGCAGTACCTCGACAAG atcgcgacgtcgcgcggcccGGCGTTCGaagagctccgcgagctcacCGATCAGCTCAAGTTTTCGCAGCTCAACAACGCGCTGGTCATCGCGcccttcgacgacgtcagGCAGAGCGCTTACTTCCTTCCTTGGGCGTTGGTgaagctcgacgaggacgcgggggtggcggcgcaGAGACGATGGCTGGACTTTCGCGAGCGGCTCATCCAGCTGGACGAGAcgtcgatcgacgcggggcggagggaggcggacgagacgGACGTGGGACGGTGCGTGGACAGGCTGGAGGCTGCGCTGGACGAGttgatcgccgccgtgccgacgtcgtcgcggtga